A single window of Streptomyces lunaelactis DNA harbors:
- a CDS encoding ferredoxin yields MELGIDRERCQSAGMCALTAPEVFDQDAEDGRVLLLRTRPSPGQDTAARQAADICPSGAITVIEEREGGSSAAPES; encoded by the coding sequence GTGGAACTCGGCATCGACCGCGAACGCTGCCAGAGCGCCGGGATGTGCGCACTGACCGCCCCCGAGGTGTTCGACCAGGACGCCGAGGACGGCCGGGTGCTGCTGCTGCGGACCCGACCGTCGCCCGGGCAGGACACCGCGGCCCGTCAGGCTGCCGACATCTGCCCCTCCGGGGCCATCACCGTCATCGAGGAGCGGGAGGGCGGCAGTTCGGCCGCACCGGAGTCGTAG
- a CDS encoding GtrA family protein → MDRDPHASRRSRPASPLTAFVRFAVCGGAVGLCSSAAVALLAALMPWMAANALVTVASTVLATELHARLTFRDGRRCGLRRHAQSAGTAAAAYVVTSAAMALLHLVQAAPGVWREQLVYLSASALAGIGRFAVLRLFVFSGTRTRTPPAAPGYDSGAAELPPSRSSMTVMAPEGQMSAA, encoded by the coding sequence ATGGACCGTGATCCGCACGCATCGCGCCGATCGCGACCCGCAAGCCCCCTCACCGCATTCGTACGGTTCGCGGTCTGCGGAGGCGCCGTCGGACTCTGCTCCAGCGCAGCAGTGGCCCTGCTGGCCGCCCTGATGCCATGGATGGCGGCGAACGCGCTCGTCACGGTCGCCTCCACGGTGCTGGCAACCGAGTTGCACGCGCGGCTCACGTTCAGGGACGGGCGGCGCTGCGGGCTGCGTCGGCATGCGCAGTCGGCAGGGACGGCAGCGGCCGCCTACGTGGTGACCAGCGCGGCGATGGCGCTGCTGCACCTGGTTCAGGCCGCGCCCGGGGTGTGGCGGGAGCAGCTGGTGTACCTCTCGGCATCGGCGCTGGCCGGGATCGGCCGGTTCGCTGTGCTGCGCCTGTTCGTCTTCTCCGGCACCCGCACCCGCACTCCGCCCGCGGCGCCCGGCTACGACTCCGGTGCGGCCGAACTGCCGCCCTCCCGCTCCTCGATGACGGTGATGGCCCCGGAGGGGCAGATGTCGGCAGCCTGA
- a CDS encoding cytochrome P450 — MQHEPSAHTHGKTAQDAAPLPEPVQLPTARPAGCPFDPPGELAGLRAQQPLSRMLYPDGHVGWLATSHSAVRALAADPRFSSRYELLHSPFPGLEMAEMPPAPIGDLTGIDPPDHTRYRRLLTGRFTVRRMRELTARVEQITAEHLDAMERQGPPVDLVKAYAHPVPALMICELLGVPSCDREVFQRHAATLSGLDATQDEQFAAYSTLQDVVHELVLAKRADPTDDLLSDLTTSDLTDTELAGIGTFLLAAGLDTTANMIGLGTFALLSNPGQAAALRSEPGLADQAVEELLRYLSIAHTGARAALEDVELDGQLIRAGETVTISVQAANRDPDRFADPDTLDLHRKATGHLSFGHGIHQCLGQQLARVEMRVALPALFARFPTLRLAVPPEEVPLRADMNIHGVHRLPVTWDEA; from the coding sequence ATGCAGCACGAACCGTCGGCACACACGCACGGGAAGACCGCTCAGGACGCAGCGCCGCTCCCCGAGCCGGTGCAGCTGCCGACGGCCCGTCCAGCGGGCTGCCCGTTCGATCCGCCCGGTGAGCTGGCGGGGCTGCGTGCGCAGCAGCCGCTCAGCCGGATGCTCTACCCCGACGGGCACGTGGGCTGGCTGGCCACCAGCCACTCCGCGGTCCGTGCGTTAGCCGCCGACCCCCGCTTCAGCTCTCGGTACGAGCTCCTGCACTCCCCCTTCCCGGGCCTGGAGATGGCCGAAATGCCGCCGGCGCCGATCGGCGACCTCACCGGGATCGACCCGCCCGACCACACCCGCTACCGGCGGCTGCTCACCGGCAGGTTCACGGTCCGCCGGATGCGTGAACTCACCGCCCGCGTCGAGCAGATCACCGCCGAGCACCTCGACGCCATGGAGCGCCAAGGCCCGCCGGTCGACCTGGTGAAGGCGTACGCACACCCCGTCCCGGCGCTGATGATCTGCGAACTGCTCGGCGTGCCCTCCTGCGACCGCGAGGTCTTCCAGCGTCACGCGGCGACACTGAGCGGCCTGGACGCCACGCAGGACGAGCAGTTCGCCGCGTACAGCACGCTCCAGGACGTGGTGCACGAGCTGGTACTGGCCAAGCGGGCCGACCCCACCGACGACCTGCTCAGCGATCTGACCACCAGCGATCTCACCGATACCGAGCTCGCCGGAATCGGCACCTTCCTGCTCGCCGCCGGCCTCGACACCACCGCGAACATGATCGGGCTCGGCACGTTCGCGTTGCTGAGCAACCCCGGGCAAGCCGCCGCTCTGCGCTCCGAACCCGGCCTCGCCGACCAGGCGGTCGAGGAGCTGCTGCGCTATCTGAGCATCGCCCACACCGGGGCGCGGGCGGCGCTGGAGGACGTTGAGCTGGACGGTCAGCTGATCAGGGCGGGTGAGACGGTCACCATCTCGGTGCAGGCCGCCAATCGCGACCCGGACCGGTTCGCCGACCCCGACACCCTCGACCTGCACCGGAAAGCCACCGGGCATCTGTCCTTCGGCCACGGCATCCACCAGTGTCTGGGCCAGCAACTGGCCCGCGTCGAGATGCGGGTCGCCCTTCCGGCGCTGTTCGCCCGGTTCCCGACGCTGCGGCTTGCCGTCCCGCCGGAGGAGGTGCCGCTGCGCGCCGACATGAACATCCACGGGGTGCACCGACTCCCCGTCACGTGGGACGAGGCGTAA
- a CDS encoding DUF1579 family protein has product MAILSDSVGTWAGTNGFRLMPDSPFAEFSATATVTLAAGGHLTSVAYSWEHPDDGPQDGLLVLGSAGDDGSLVAMWGDSWHQQPAPMSLSGSRGADATVKLDGSYDGGWGWRVVLEAAGEDSLRMRMDNVIPENQATAEITAGPYPVMVMDLRRA; this is encoded by the coding sequence ATGGCAATCCTCTCCGACTCCGTAGGTACGTGGGCGGGCACGAACGGCTTCCGGCTGATGCCCGACAGCCCGTTCGCCGAGTTCTCGGCGACAGCGACCGTGACGCTCGCCGCGGGCGGTCATCTCACCTCGGTCGCGTACTCCTGGGAGCACCCGGACGACGGGCCGCAGGACGGTCTGCTCGTCCTCGGCTCGGCCGGGGACGACGGTTCCCTTGTCGCGATGTGGGGTGACTCGTGGCATCAGCAGCCGGCGCCGATGTCGTTGTCAGGGAGCCGGGGAGCGGACGCGACGGTCAAGCTCGACGGTAGCTACGACGGCGGTTGGGGCTGGCGAGTCGTGCTCGAAGCCGCCGGCGAAGACAGCCTGCGGATGCGGATGGACAACGTGATTCCCGAGAACCAGGCCACGGCCGAGATTACGGCCGGGCCATATCCCGTGATGGTGATGGATCTGCGCCGTGCCTGA
- a CDS encoding TetR/AcrR family transcriptional regulator C-terminal domain-containing protein has protein sequence MPAKEQVIQSVWTRPRRVRREQPSLSQEQIVAEAIRLLDADGIEALSMRRLGARLNAGATSLYSYVANKDELIELVVDEVYGEMEVPDADDPEGWRSAAARSAQSLRATILRHPWLVSVLGRAGFSSLGPNMMRNTDRMLAVFEAGGYDLDEADHAMKALLAYVVGMGTSEAAWLTALARSGKSQEEWVEGLWPAVEAAAQPYPRLRAWCASRRTGDPMGSSSTDIFSYGLDRLLDGLGKA, from the coding sequence ATGCCCGCCAAGGAGCAGGTGATCCAATCGGTGTGGACCCGCCCGCGCCGCGTTCGGCGTGAGCAGCCGTCGCTGAGCCAGGAACAGATCGTGGCCGAGGCGATCCGGCTGCTGGACGCCGATGGAATCGAAGCCCTGAGCATGCGGCGCCTGGGCGCCCGTCTGAACGCCGGTGCCACCTCGCTGTACTCGTATGTGGCCAACAAGGACGAGCTGATCGAGCTGGTCGTGGACGAGGTCTACGGCGAGATGGAAGTCCCGGACGCCGACGATCCGGAGGGCTGGCGCTCGGCAGCAGCCCGCAGTGCCCAGAGCCTGCGGGCCACCATCCTCAGGCACCCGTGGCTTGTTTCCGTGCTCGGCCGTGCCGGGTTCTCCTCTCTCGGCCCGAACATGATGCGGAACACCGACCGCATGCTCGCGGTGTTCGAGGCGGGCGGTTACGACCTGGACGAGGCCGACCACGCCATGAAGGCCCTTCTCGCCTATGTCGTCGGGATGGGCACCAGCGAGGCCGCGTGGCTGACGGCGCTCGCCCGCAGCGGGAAGAGCCAGGAGGAGTGGGTCGAAGGTCTGTGGCCGGCCGTGGAAGCGGCCGCGCAGCCGTACCCGCGACTGCGTGCCTGGTGCGCGTCACGCCGCACCGGTGACCCGATGGGCAGCAGCTCGACGGACATTTTCTCCTACGGCCTCGACCGGCTGCTCGACGGCCTGGGGAAGGCCTAG
- a CDS encoding MFS transporter has protein sequence MERHPRRWLILIVLCLSTLVLVIDNMVLTVAVPPLAEDLKASPQDIQWIIESYMLVFAGLLLPAGSMSDRFGRRRIMIIGLAAFGAASVLATWADSPEQLILARVLMGVGGALVMPSTLSILITVFDDEERPKAIAAWSAVAMLGLVGGPVLGGALIAKFWWGSVFLINIPIAALAIIAALILMDESKGPWRKADPVGMVLSMVGMASLVWTINELPKDGLGHASTQISLALAVVGLVAFAVWESRVESPMVPPSLFRNRVFTGASFSLVLLTFANGGLMLVLTQYLQYVLDYTPTETGLAFTPLAVATLVFNGIGAALIPKTGNRIIAVAGLLVIAAGFAVLSTLSVGDGWGPLIASMLLMGAGSGLAMPAVIAALMGAVPEEHAGVGSALNDTIQQAGAALGVAVLGAVLSGTYTGAMPDSAPEQAKDSIVDALAIAEQTKDDSLLEFARQAFSDAMSASFLAGAAGVVGAAVLALFLIKGGRVAAAEETAGTDSEQSNSAQPDPEQTGSEQAGAVKEVAGSGAVEAGR, from the coding sequence ATGGAACGTCATCCGCGACGTTGGCTCATCCTGATCGTGCTCTGCCTCAGCACGCTGGTGCTGGTCATCGACAACATGGTGCTCACCGTGGCGGTTCCGCCCCTTGCGGAGGACCTGAAGGCGAGCCCCCAGGACATTCAGTGGATCATCGAGTCGTACATGCTGGTCTTCGCCGGCCTCCTGCTGCCCGCGGGCAGCATGTCCGACCGGTTCGGGCGACGGCGCATCATGATCATCGGACTTGCGGCCTTCGGTGCCGCGTCGGTCCTGGCCACCTGGGCCGACAGTCCTGAACAGCTGATCCTCGCCCGCGTCCTGATGGGCGTCGGCGGTGCTCTGGTGATGCCGAGCACGCTGTCCATCCTCATCACCGTCTTCGACGACGAGGAGCGGCCCAAGGCGATCGCCGCCTGGAGTGCGGTGGCCATGCTCGGCCTGGTCGGCGGTCCGGTGCTGGGCGGTGCGCTGATCGCCAAGTTCTGGTGGGGCTCGGTCTTCCTGATCAACATCCCGATCGCGGCCCTCGCGATCATCGCGGCCCTGATCCTGATGGACGAGTCCAAGGGGCCCTGGCGCAAGGCCGACCCCGTCGGCATGGTGCTGTCCATGGTCGGCATGGCCTCGCTGGTCTGGACGATCAACGAACTGCCCAAGGACGGCCTCGGCCACGCCAGTACCCAGATCTCGCTCGCCCTGGCCGTCGTCGGTCTGGTGGCGTTCGCCGTCTGGGAGAGCCGCGTCGAATCGCCGATGGTGCCGCCGAGCCTGTTCCGCAACCGTGTCTTCACCGGCGCCAGCTTCTCGCTCGTACTGCTGACGTTCGCCAACGGCGGTCTGATGCTGGTGCTCACCCAGTACCTGCAGTACGTACTGGACTACACGCCCACCGAGACCGGTCTGGCCTTCACGCCGCTGGCCGTGGCGACCCTGGTGTTCAACGGCATCGGCGCCGCCCTGATCCCCAAGACCGGCAACCGCATCATCGCCGTGGCCGGCCTGCTCGTCATCGCGGCCGGGTTCGCAGTGCTGTCGACCCTCTCGGTCGGCGACGGCTGGGGGCCGCTGATCGCGTCCATGCTCCTCATGGGTGCGGGCAGCGGTCTGGCGATGCCGGCGGTCATCGCGGCCCTGATGGGGGCCGTGCCGGAGGAGCACGCCGGTGTCGGATCCGCGCTCAACGACACCATCCAGCAGGCCGGTGCGGCTCTGGGTGTGGCCGTTCTGGGCGCCGTCCTGTCGGGCACCTACACCGGCGCCATGCCGGACTCGGCGCCCGAGCAGGCCAAGGACTCGATCGTCGACGCGCTCGCCATCGCCGAGCAGACCAAGGACGACTCGCTGCTCGAGTTCGCACGCCAGGCCTTCTCCGACGCCATGTCCGCCAGTTTCCTGGCGGGCGCGGCCGGTGTCGTGGGCGCCGCCGTACTGGCGCTCTTCCTCATCAAGGGCGGCAGGGTCGCCGCCGCGGAGGAGACCGCCGGGACCGACTCGGAGCAGAGCAACTCCGCGCAGCCCGACCCGGAGCAGACCGGCTCCGAGCAGGCCGGTGCGGTGAAGGAGGTCGCGGGGAGCGGGGCCGTCGAGGCCGGTCGCTGA
- a CDS encoding cytochrome P450, whose amino-acid sequence MSEQAVSLTSEFVSDPARYPELREQGPLARVVLPQLETPVWLVTGYEDAKAALNDPRFIRDSTKLPGQEGPSIVDQMIAAYGLPAEYSQYLGILMLQDGTEHARVRKLLTRSFTARRVNASRPLLEKLTAGIVATRSAMGEVVDLIEAIGYPVAGEALCRLIGVDEADRADVQSTIRQYASGNPETFVPALQSIVEYAKDLIARRRAERGDDLISDLLGAADEAGAKDALSETELIAIFLLLVNTGITPPAEFLCRAVLALLDHPDQLAKLRAQPEILGSHAVPELLRFLTSAPMSAPMYATEDLEFQGCPVKQGEAVSASLLALNHDPREFAAPEKLDLTRELGSGTGHMAFGHGPHLCIGAALSRMQTEVVIDQLLLKHEGLQVAGEREYRGQPGEGMHLINLPVRF is encoded by the coding sequence GTGTCGGAGCAAGCTGTCAGCCTGACGTCCGAATTCGTGAGTGATCCCGCCCGATACCCGGAACTGCGCGAGCAGGGCCCGCTCGCCCGCGTCGTCCTCCCCCAACTCGAGACTCCGGTCTGGCTCGTCACCGGCTACGAGGACGCCAAGGCGGCTCTGAACGACCCGCGCTTCATCCGCGACAGCACCAAACTGCCGGGCCAGGAAGGCCCCAGCATCGTGGACCAGATGATCGCGGCGTACGGCCTGCCGGCGGAGTACAGCCAGTACCTGGGCATCCTCATGCTGCAGGACGGCACGGAGCACGCCCGGGTGCGCAAGCTGCTCACCCGCTCCTTCACCGCCCGGCGCGTCAACGCGAGCCGTCCCCTGCTGGAGAAGCTCACCGCCGGCATCGTCGCCACCCGGTCCGCGATGGGCGAGGTGGTCGACCTGATCGAGGCGATCGGCTACCCCGTCGCCGGCGAGGCCCTGTGCCGGCTCATCGGCGTCGACGAGGCCGACCGGGCGGACGTGCAGTCCACGATCCGCCAGTACGCATCGGGCAACCCCGAGACGTTCGTTCCGGCCCTGCAGAGCATCGTGGAGTACGCCAAGGATCTGATCGCGCGCCGCCGCGCCGAGCGGGGCGACGACCTGATCTCCGACCTGCTCGGCGCCGCCGACGAGGCCGGGGCGAAGGACGCGCTCTCCGAGACCGAGCTGATCGCGATATTCCTGCTGCTGGTCAACACCGGTATCACGCCTCCCGCCGAGTTCCTGTGCAGGGCGGTCCTCGCGCTGCTCGACCATCCGGACCAGCTGGCGAAGCTGCGCGCGCAGCCGGAGATCCTGGGCTCGCACGCCGTCCCGGAGTTGCTGCGCTTCCTCACCTCCGCGCCGATGAGCGCCCCGATGTACGCGACCGAGGACCTCGAGTTCCAGGGGTGCCCGGTCAAGCAGGGCGAGGCGGTGAGCGCCTCGCTGCTCGCCCTGAACCACGACCCGCGTGAGTTCGCCGCCCCCGAGAAGCTCGACCTCACCCGCGAGCTCGGCTCCGGCACCGGGCACATGGCGTTCGGCCACGGCCCGCACCTGTGCATCGGTGCGGCACTGTCCCGCATGCAGACCGAGGTCGTCATCGACCAGCTTCTCCTCAAGCACGAGGGCCTGCAGGTCGCGGGCGAACGCGAGTACCGGGGGCAGCCGGGTGAGGGCATGCACCTCATCAACCTGCCGGTGCGCTTCTGA
- a CDS encoding MMPL family transporter yields MATFLYKLGRLAFRRRGLMALLWVLIFGGVGFAASSAPPPPADTFSMPGTESQKAFDLLQEKFPAASADGASARVVVRAPKGEKISDPEQKAEVAGLVADLSRAPQVAAVTDPYKAKAISKDGTTAYAVVTYKVAATKLTDEAHDALTKATDKARGTGLTVEAGGDAVKIEASMGGTGEKLGVAVSALVLLITFGSVIAAGMPLLTALIGVGIGISGITALGTTLGLSSTTSTLALMLGLAVGIDYALFIVSRYRAEIAEGRDREEAAGRATGTAGSAVVFAGLTVIVALAGLAVVNIPMLTKMGLAAAGTVAVAVLIAITLVPALLGFAPVKVLRRRDRKQHYGKPLSARQQRKAAKRAAKAKPNLGARWAGYTLRHPVAVLLVGVLGLGAVAVPAASLELGLPGEGTMAPDTTQRKAYDILSESFGAGFNGPLMVTVDAKDAASAADGVGKALAKENGVASVSPATVNEAGDTAILNVIPATGPSDGKTEELVRSIRDTVSGLEADTGAEILVTGQTALFIDFSKTLDDALLPYLALVVGLAFLLLMVVFRSVLVPLKAALGFLLSVGAALGAVVAVFQWGWLAGVFGVDQPGPVMSTMPIFMIGVVFGLAMDYEVFLVTRMREAYVHGARPDEAVVTGFRYGGRVVSAAAIIMASVFSGFIMEENDLIKMIGFGLAVAVLFDAFIVRMAIVPALFALLGKSAWWLPKWLDWLLPNVDVEGEKLGRISPVQRLARPRRERELVD; encoded by the coding sequence GTGGCTACGTTCCTCTACAAACTGGGCCGCCTCGCCTTCCGACGGCGGGGCTTGATGGCACTGCTATGGGTGCTGATCTTCGGCGGAGTCGGCTTCGCGGCCTCCTCCGCCCCTCCTCCGCCCGCCGACACTTTCTCGATGCCGGGGACCGAGTCCCAGAAGGCGTTCGACCTGCTTCAGGAGAAGTTCCCGGCCGCGAGCGCGGACGGCGCCAGCGCCCGTGTGGTCGTCCGCGCACCCAAGGGCGAGAAGATCTCCGACCCCGAGCAGAAGGCCGAAGTGGCCGGGCTCGTCGCCGACTTGTCCAGGGCCCCGCAGGTCGCCGCGGTCACTGATCCGTACAAGGCGAAGGCCATCAGCAAGGACGGCACGACCGCCTACGCGGTGGTCACCTACAAGGTCGCCGCCACCAAGCTGACCGACGAGGCGCACGACGCGCTGACCAAGGCGACCGACAAGGCCCGTGGCACGGGCCTGACCGTCGAGGCCGGCGGCGACGCCGTCAAGATTGAGGCCTCCATGGGCGGCACGGGCGAGAAGCTCGGCGTCGCCGTCTCCGCCCTCGTCCTGCTCATCACCTTCGGCTCCGTGATCGCCGCCGGCATGCCGCTGCTCACCGCGCTCATCGGCGTCGGAATCGGCATCTCCGGTATCACCGCGCTCGGCACCACCCTCGGCCTGTCCAGCACGACATCCACACTGGCGCTGATGCTCGGCCTCGCGGTCGGCATCGACTACGCGCTGTTCATCGTCTCCCGCTACCGCGCCGAGATCGCCGAGGGCCGCGACCGCGAGGAGGCCGCGGGACGCGCCACCGGTACCGCGGGTTCGGCAGTCGTGTTCGCCGGTCTGACGGTCATCGTCGCCCTGGCGGGCCTGGCCGTCGTCAACATCCCGATGCTCACCAAGATGGGTCTGGCCGCGGCGGGTACCGTCGCCGTCGCCGTACTCATCGCGATTACGCTCGTCCCCGCGCTGCTCGGCTTCGCACCCGTCAAGGTGCTGCGCCGCAGGGACCGCAAGCAGCACTACGGCAAGCCGCTCTCGGCCCGCCAGCAGCGCAAGGCCGCCAAGCGGGCAGCCAAGGCCAAGCCCAACCTGGGCGCCCGCTGGGCGGGTTACACCCTGCGCCACCCCGTGGCCGTCCTGCTCGTCGGCGTTCTGGGCCTGGGCGCCGTCGCCGTGCCGGCCGCCAGCCTGGAGCTCGGGCTGCCCGGCGAGGGCACGATGGCGCCGGACACCACGCAGCGCAAGGCGTACGACATCCTCTCGGAGTCCTTCGGCGCCGGCTTCAACGGCCCGCTGATGGTCACCGTCGACGCCAAGGACGCGGCCTCCGCGGCCGACGGCGTGGGCAAGGCCCTGGCCAAGGAGAACGGCGTGGCCTCGGTGTCCCCGGCCACGGTCAACGAGGCGGGCGACACTGCGATCCTGAACGTCATCCCGGCCACCGGGCCGAGCGACGGCAAGACAGAGGAACTGGTCCGCTCCATCCGCGACACCGTGAGCGGCCTCGAGGCGGACACCGGCGCCGAGATCCTCGTGACCGGCCAGACCGCGCTGTTCATCGACTTCTCCAAGACGCTCGACGACGCGCTGCTGCCGTATCTCGCCCTGGTGGTGGGCCTGGCGTTCCTGCTCCTGATGGTGGTCTTCCGGTCGGTGCTCGTACCGCTCAAGGCGGCGCTCGGCTTCCTGCTGTCGGTGGGCGCGGCGCTCGGCGCGGTCGTGGCCGTCTTCCAGTGGGGCTGGCTGGCAGGCGTCTTCGGCGTCGACCAGCCCGGCCCGGTGATGAGCACGATGCCGATCTTCATGATCGGTGTGGTGTTCGGCCTCGCGATGGACTACGAGGTCTTCCTCGTGACCCGCATGCGGGAGGCGTACGTCCACGGGGCGCGGCCCGACGAGGCGGTCGTCACCGGCTTCCGTTACGGCGGCCGGGTCGTCAGCGCCGCCGCGATCATCATGGCCAGCGTCTTCTCCGGCTTCATCATGGAGGAGAACGACCTGATCAAGATGATCGGCTTCGGCCTCGCCGTCGCCGTCCTCTTCGACGCCTTCATCGTCCGGATGGCGATCGTGCCCGCCCTGTTCGCACTGCTCGGCAAGTCCGCCTGGTGGCTGCCCAAGTGGCTCGACTGGCTCCTGCCGAACGTGGACGTCGAGGGCGAGAAGCTGGGCCGTATCTCCCCGGTCCAGCGCCTGGCACGCCCTCGCCGGGAGCGCGAGCTCGTGGACTGA
- a CDS encoding DUF4097 family beta strand repeat-containing protein encodes MPTFDTPEPISVTLEFDVGSARITAGKRADTVVEVLPGDGADEDDVQAAQQTRVTCSGGKLLVRGPKKRSLFGKSGSLDVSIELPAGSDVQGTSSMADFTCEGHFGDLRLRTSFGDIQVEEAGTVSLKTDHGDIRVDRTAGDAEVIAAGRIDVGEIAGAATVKNVNGETSIGSVTGALRVNSSNGRISVGIAHAGVDAKSASGGIRIGEVARGQVSLQTAAGDLEVGIAASTAAWLDVNTRSGMVRNSIGPSEGPATSDETVEVHARTGAGDVVIRRS; translated from the coding sequence ATGCCTACCTTCGACACTCCCGAACCGATCTCCGTCACCCTCGAATTCGACGTCGGGTCCGCCCGGATCACCGCGGGCAAGCGCGCGGACACGGTCGTCGAGGTACTGCCGGGCGACGGCGCCGACGAGGACGACGTGCAGGCCGCTCAGCAGACCAGAGTCACCTGCTCGGGCGGCAAGTTGCTGGTCAGGGGACCCAAGAAGCGTTCTCTGTTCGGCAAGAGCGGCTCGCTCGACGTGAGTATCGAGCTGCCAGCCGGATCGGACGTCCAGGGCACCTCGTCCATGGCGGACTTCACGTGTGAGGGCCATTTCGGGGACCTCAGGCTCAGGACCTCGTTCGGTGACATCCAGGTCGAGGAGGCGGGAACGGTGTCCCTGAAGACCGACCACGGCGACATTCGCGTGGACCGCACGGCGGGGGACGCCGAGGTCATCGCGGCGGGCCGGATCGACGTCGGGGAGATCGCGGGCGCGGCGACGGTCAAGAACGTCAACGGCGAGACCAGCATCGGCTCGGTCACCGGCGCTCTGCGGGTGAACTCGTCCAACGGCCGTATCTCCGTAGGCATCGCGCACGCCGGAGTCGACGCCAAGTCCGCCAGCGGCGGTATCCGGATCGGCGAGGTGGCACGCGGCCAGGTCTCGCTCCAGACCGCTGCCGGTGATCTCGAGGTCGGCATTGCCGCGTCCACCGCCGCCTGGCTCGACGTGAACACCCGTAGCGGCATGGTCCGTAACTCCATCGGCCCGTCCGAGGGCCCCGCGACCTCCGACGAGACCGTCGAGGTGCACGCCCGTACCGGAGCGGGCGACGTCGTGATCCGCCGCTCCTGA
- a CDS encoding RDD family protein, with translation MSNPYEAPPLTSRPAAGRRVLAWCVDFALVLLAAYLLGVFTVHRITAMFTDGPELSDVWHMLRSDRDNLDDAGQLALSLWDNVATTVIQAFILLVACTFLYHWATLTLAGRTLGKMLLGLRITPQTSSRAARRAAMTTTADVACFSLACCLLISGAFVISVVVWCIAVAIFWTNVLPALSGSRRTLADRLAGTSVVRASPRAPSPATVWPR, from the coding sequence ATGTCCAACCCGTACGAAGCCCCACCGTTAACGAGCCGCCCCGCCGCCGGCCGCCGTGTCCTCGCCTGGTGCGTCGACTTCGCACTGGTGCTCCTTGCGGCCTACCTGCTCGGCGTTTTCACCGTCCACCGCATCACCGCGATGTTCACCGACGGACCCGAACTGTCGGACGTCTGGCACATGCTCAGATCGGACCGCGACAACCTCGACGATGCCGGGCAGCTCGCGCTGTCGCTCTGGGACAACGTGGCCACCACCGTCATCCAGGCGTTCATCCTGCTGGTGGCCTGCACCTTCCTCTACCACTGGGCCACCCTCACCCTCGCCGGACGCACCCTCGGCAAGATGCTTCTCGGCCTGCGCATCACCCCGCAGACCTCCTCCCGCGCTGCCCGGCGCGCTGCGATGACCACCACCGCCGACGTGGCCTGCTTCTCCCTCGCCTGCTGCCTTCTTATCTCCGGCGCCTTCGTCATCTCCGTAGTCGTCTGGTGCATCGCGGTCGCCATCTTCTGGACCAACGTCCTCCCGGCCCTGTCCGGGTCCCGCCGCACCCTCGCGGACCGCCTGGCGGGCACATCCGTTGTCCGCGCCTCACCGCGGGCTCCCTCGCCGGCGACCGTGTGGCCGCGGTAA